The following are encoded in a window of Sebastes umbrosus isolate fSebUmb1 chromosome 7, fSebUmb1.pri, whole genome shotgun sequence genomic DNA:
- the LOC119491484 gene encoding uncharacterized histidine-rich protein DDB_G0274557-like, with protein MEDSDHEVHSSSEEQDSCPASPNHNRDHDVEQHSSHSDDSEVENIMQDPHHQGGHGDHDHEHHHHHHHHGHEPHDADREAEGEDRPHTPSYLRPPVAGRAQSDSCSEPSLPQSRSVEFDLSSVPISPTRPKSPWGRFDPYGNNEVT; from the exons ATGGAGGACAGTGACCATGAGGTTCACTCTTCATCAGAGGAGCAGGACTCCTGCCCTGCCTCCCCTAATCACAACAGGGACCATGATGTTGAACAG CATTCAAGCCATTCAGATGACTCCGAGGTGGAGAACATAATGCAAGACCCTCACCACCAAGGAGGGCACGGCGACCATGACCAcgagcaccaccaccaccaccaccatcatggCCATGAGCCTCATGATGCAGACAGGGAAGCTGAGGGCGAAGACCGCCCCCACACCCCGTCGTATTTGCGTCCCCCCGTGGCGGGCAGGGCGCAGTCGGATTCGTGTTCAGAGCCCAGTTTACCGCAGAGCAGAAGTGTGGAGTTTGACTTGTCGTCAGTCCCCATCAGTCCCACCAGGCCCAAGAGTCCCTGGGGTCGATTTGACCCGTACGGCAATAATGAGGTAACATGA
- the LOC119491483 gene encoding septin-4-like isoform X2, with product MAANSDTEDHDKEYVGFATLPNQVHRKSVKKGFDFTLMVAGESGLGKSTLVNSLFLTDLYKDRKLLNAEERITQTVEITKHTVDIEEKGVKLKLTIVDTPGFGDAVNNTECWKSVADYIDQQFEQYFRDESGLNRKNIQDNRVHCCLYFISPFGHGLRPLDVEFMKALHEKVNIVPILAKADTLTPTEVKKKKIKIREEIEQYGIKIYQFPDCDSDEDDDFKQQDLQLKESIPFAVIGSNTVVEAKGKRVRGRLYPWGIVEVENSSHCDFVKLRNMLVRTHMQDLKDVTRETHYENYRAHCIQSMTRMVVKERNRNKLTRESGTDFPLPPPPGTADTETEKLIREKDEECEPSHCDYFPVKVTEDELSRHTELYMVLVFIIIKYS from the exons GACCACGACAAGGAATACGTGGGTTTTGCGACGCTGCCAAACCAGGTGCACCGCAAGTCAGTGAAGAAGGGATTTGACTTCACGCTCATGGTGGCAG GGGAGTCTGGCCTGGGAAAGTCCACGCTGGTCAACAGTCTCTTTCTCACAGATCTTTACAAAGATAGGAAGCTGCTCAATGCTGAAG AGCGAATCACACAAACAGTAGAAATCACCAAACACACAGTGGATATAGAAGAGAAAGGTGTCAAACTGAAGCTCACCATCGTGGACACCCCTGGGTTTGGGGATGCTGTAAACAACACTGAATG CTGGAAGTCAGTGGCTGACTATATCGACCAGCAGTTTGAGCAGTACTTCAGGGACGAGAGTGGCCTCAACCGCAAGAACATCCAGGACAACCGCGTACACTGCTGCCTCTATTTCATCTCACCCTTTGGTCATGG CCTCCGGCCTTTGGATGTGGAATTTATGAAAGCTCTACATGAGAAGGTTAACATCGTCCCCATCTTGGCCAAAGCAGACACACTCACCCCTACTGAggtcaagaaaaagaaaatcaag ATCCGAGAGGAGATCGAGCAATATGGTATCAAGATATACCAGTTCCCTGACTGTGACTCTGACGAAGATGACGACTTTAAGCAGCAGGACCTTCAGCTGAAG GAAAGCATTCCCTTTGCAGTGATTGGCAGCAACACAGTGGTGGAGGCCAAAGGGAAGAGGGTGCGAGGCCGACTCTATCCCTGGGGCATCGTGGAGG TGGAGAACTCGTCACACTGTGACTTCGTGAAGCTGAGGAACATGCTCGTTCGCACACATATGCAAGATCTGAAGGACGTGACCCGGGAGACCCACTACGAGAACTACAGGGCCCATTGCATCCAGAGCATGACCCGCATGGTTGTGAAGGAACGAAACCGCAA TAAACTAACCAGAGAGAGCGGCACAGACTTCCCCCTCCCCCCGCCGCCCGGAACGGCAGACACCGAGACGGAAAAGCTCATCCGAGAGAAAGATGAGGAG TGTGAGCCCAGTCACTGTGATTACTTCCCAGTTAAGGTAACTGAAGATGAACTCAGCAGACATACAGAATTGTACATGGTGTTAGTTTTCATTATAATCAAATACAGCTGA
- the LOC119491483 gene encoding septin-4-like isoform X1, whose product MDHSSSNNNRFRSAIFNHDDEDHDKEYVGFATLPNQVHRKSVKKGFDFTLMVAGESGLGKSTLVNSLFLTDLYKDRKLLNAEERITQTVEITKHTVDIEEKGVKLKLTIVDTPGFGDAVNNTECWKSVADYIDQQFEQYFRDESGLNRKNIQDNRVHCCLYFISPFGHGLRPLDVEFMKALHEKVNIVPILAKADTLTPTEVKKKKIKIREEIEQYGIKIYQFPDCDSDEDDDFKQQDLQLKESIPFAVIGSNTVVEAKGKRVRGRLYPWGIVEVENSSHCDFVKLRNMLVRTHMQDLKDVTRETHYENYRAHCIQSMTRMVVKERNRNKLTRESGTDFPLPPPPGTADTETEKLIREKDEECEPSHCDYFPVKVTEDELSRHTELYMVLVFIIIKYS is encoded by the exons GACCACGACAAGGAATACGTGGGTTTTGCGACGCTGCCAAACCAGGTGCACCGCAAGTCAGTGAAGAAGGGATTTGACTTCACGCTCATGGTGGCAG GGGAGTCTGGCCTGGGAAAGTCCACGCTGGTCAACAGTCTCTTTCTCACAGATCTTTACAAAGATAGGAAGCTGCTCAATGCTGAAG AGCGAATCACACAAACAGTAGAAATCACCAAACACACAGTGGATATAGAAGAGAAAGGTGTCAAACTGAAGCTCACCATCGTGGACACCCCTGGGTTTGGGGATGCTGTAAACAACACTGAATG CTGGAAGTCAGTGGCTGACTATATCGACCAGCAGTTTGAGCAGTACTTCAGGGACGAGAGTGGCCTCAACCGCAAGAACATCCAGGACAACCGCGTACACTGCTGCCTCTATTTCATCTCACCCTTTGGTCATGG CCTCCGGCCTTTGGATGTGGAATTTATGAAAGCTCTACATGAGAAGGTTAACATCGTCCCCATCTTGGCCAAAGCAGACACACTCACCCCTACTGAggtcaagaaaaagaaaatcaag ATCCGAGAGGAGATCGAGCAATATGGTATCAAGATATACCAGTTCCCTGACTGTGACTCTGACGAAGATGACGACTTTAAGCAGCAGGACCTTCAGCTGAAG GAAAGCATTCCCTTTGCAGTGATTGGCAGCAACACAGTGGTGGAGGCCAAAGGGAAGAGGGTGCGAGGCCGACTCTATCCCTGGGGCATCGTGGAGG TGGAGAACTCGTCACACTGTGACTTCGTGAAGCTGAGGAACATGCTCGTTCGCACACATATGCAAGATCTGAAGGACGTGACCCGGGAGACCCACTACGAGAACTACAGGGCCCATTGCATCCAGAGCATGACCCGCATGGTTGTGAAGGAACGAAACCGCAA TAAACTAACCAGAGAGAGCGGCACAGACTTCCCCCTCCCCCCGCCGCCCGGAACGGCAGACACCGAGACGGAAAAGCTCATCCGAGAGAAAGATGAGGAG TGTGAGCCCAGTCACTGTGATTACTTCCCAGTTAAGGTAACTGAAGATGAACTCAGCAGACATACAGAATTGTACATGGTGTTAGTTTTCATTATAATCAAATACAGCTGA
- the LOC119491483 gene encoding septin-4-like isoform X4 — MDHDKEYVGFATLPNQVHRKSVKKGFDFTLMVAGESGLGKSTLVNSLFLTDLYKDRKLLNAEERITQTVEITKHTVDIEEKGVKLKLTIVDTPGFGDAVNNTECWKSVADYIDQQFEQYFRDESGLNRKNIQDNRVHCCLYFISPFGHGLRPLDVEFMKALHEKVNIVPILAKADTLTPTEVKKKKIKIREEIEQYGIKIYQFPDCDSDEDDDFKQQDLQLKESIPFAVIGSNTVVEAKGKRVRGRLYPWGIVEVENSSHCDFVKLRNMLVRTHMQDLKDVTRETHYENYRAHCIQSMTRMVVKERNRNKLTRESGTDFPLPPPPGTADTETEKLIREKDEECEPSHCDYFPVKVTEDELSRHTELYMVLVFIIIKYS, encoded by the exons GACCACGACAAGGAATACGTGGGTTTTGCGACGCTGCCAAACCAGGTGCACCGCAAGTCAGTGAAGAAGGGATTTGACTTCACGCTCATGGTGGCAG GGGAGTCTGGCCTGGGAAAGTCCACGCTGGTCAACAGTCTCTTTCTCACAGATCTTTACAAAGATAGGAAGCTGCTCAATGCTGAAG AGCGAATCACACAAACAGTAGAAATCACCAAACACACAGTGGATATAGAAGAGAAAGGTGTCAAACTGAAGCTCACCATCGTGGACACCCCTGGGTTTGGGGATGCTGTAAACAACACTGAATG CTGGAAGTCAGTGGCTGACTATATCGACCAGCAGTTTGAGCAGTACTTCAGGGACGAGAGTGGCCTCAACCGCAAGAACATCCAGGACAACCGCGTACACTGCTGCCTCTATTTCATCTCACCCTTTGGTCATGG CCTCCGGCCTTTGGATGTGGAATTTATGAAAGCTCTACATGAGAAGGTTAACATCGTCCCCATCTTGGCCAAAGCAGACACACTCACCCCTACTGAggtcaagaaaaagaaaatcaag ATCCGAGAGGAGATCGAGCAATATGGTATCAAGATATACCAGTTCCCTGACTGTGACTCTGACGAAGATGACGACTTTAAGCAGCAGGACCTTCAGCTGAAG GAAAGCATTCCCTTTGCAGTGATTGGCAGCAACACAGTGGTGGAGGCCAAAGGGAAGAGGGTGCGAGGCCGACTCTATCCCTGGGGCATCGTGGAGG TGGAGAACTCGTCACACTGTGACTTCGTGAAGCTGAGGAACATGCTCGTTCGCACACATATGCAAGATCTGAAGGACGTGACCCGGGAGACCCACTACGAGAACTACAGGGCCCATTGCATCCAGAGCATGACCCGCATGGTTGTGAAGGAACGAAACCGCAA TAAACTAACCAGAGAGAGCGGCACAGACTTCCCCCTCCCCCCGCCGCCCGGAACGGCAGACACCGAGACGGAAAAGCTCATCCGAGAGAAAGATGAGGAG TGTGAGCCCAGTCACTGTGATTACTTCCCAGTTAAGGTAACTGAAGATGAACTCAGCAGACATACAGAATTGTACATGGTGTTAGTTTTCATTATAATCAAATACAGCTGA
- the LOC119491483 gene encoding septin-4-like isoform X5, with product MVAGESGLGKSTLVNSLFLTDLYKDRKLLNAEERITQTVEITKHTVDIEEKGVKLKLTIVDTPGFGDAVNNTECWKSVADYIDQQFEQYFRDESGLNRKNIQDNRVHCCLYFISPFGHGLRPLDVEFMKALHEKVNIVPILAKADTLTPTEVKKKKIKIREEIEQYGIKIYQFPDCDSDEDDDFKQQDLQLKESIPFAVIGSNTVVEAKGKRVRGRLYPWGIVEVENSSHCDFVKLRNMLVRTHMQDLKDVTRETHYENYRAHCIQSMTRMVVKERNRNKLTRESGTDFPLPPPPGTADTETEKLIREKDEECEPSHCDYFPVKVTEDELSRHTELYMVLVFIIIKYS from the exons ATGGTGGCAG GGGAGTCTGGCCTGGGAAAGTCCACGCTGGTCAACAGTCTCTTTCTCACAGATCTTTACAAAGATAGGAAGCTGCTCAATGCTGAAG AGCGAATCACACAAACAGTAGAAATCACCAAACACACAGTGGATATAGAAGAGAAAGGTGTCAAACTGAAGCTCACCATCGTGGACACCCCTGGGTTTGGGGATGCTGTAAACAACACTGAATG CTGGAAGTCAGTGGCTGACTATATCGACCAGCAGTTTGAGCAGTACTTCAGGGACGAGAGTGGCCTCAACCGCAAGAACATCCAGGACAACCGCGTACACTGCTGCCTCTATTTCATCTCACCCTTTGGTCATGG CCTCCGGCCTTTGGATGTGGAATTTATGAAAGCTCTACATGAGAAGGTTAACATCGTCCCCATCTTGGCCAAAGCAGACACACTCACCCCTACTGAggtcaagaaaaagaaaatcaag ATCCGAGAGGAGATCGAGCAATATGGTATCAAGATATACCAGTTCCCTGACTGTGACTCTGACGAAGATGACGACTTTAAGCAGCAGGACCTTCAGCTGAAG GAAAGCATTCCCTTTGCAGTGATTGGCAGCAACACAGTGGTGGAGGCCAAAGGGAAGAGGGTGCGAGGCCGACTCTATCCCTGGGGCATCGTGGAGG TGGAGAACTCGTCACACTGTGACTTCGTGAAGCTGAGGAACATGCTCGTTCGCACACATATGCAAGATCTGAAGGACGTGACCCGGGAGACCCACTACGAGAACTACAGGGCCCATTGCATCCAGAGCATGACCCGCATGGTTGTGAAGGAACGAAACCGCAA TAAACTAACCAGAGAGAGCGGCACAGACTTCCCCCTCCCCCCGCCGCCCGGAACGGCAGACACCGAGACGGAAAAGCTCATCCGAGAGAAAGATGAGGAG TGTGAGCCCAGTCACTGTGATTACTTCCCAGTTAAGGTAACTGAAGATGAACTCAGCAGACATACAGAATTGTACATGGTGTTAGTTTTCATTATAATCAAATACAGCTGA